In the Gossypium raimondii isolate GPD5lz chromosome 9, ASM2569854v1, whole genome shotgun sequence genome, one interval contains:
- the LOC105800853 gene encoding uncharacterized protein LOC105800853 isoform X1 yields the protein MQPRVFIILACRDCKQRADTESEMPTLSKNQNSSAQLLADSAAAERRLREAEERLREAIEELQRRQRTAASGDQPPCDHADDSCVAHAIGNLCQSFLLSYGVRVGVGILLRAFKLARGQSYSSLLDLKQLVSEKDLIVREEACRVGLLFGGFTGSYHALRCSLRKLRKKETPVNAILAGSIAGLSVLAIDDSNRRRTLALYLLARVAQCAYNSAKSKNKFHLWGSHWRHGDSLLFALACAQVMYAFVMRPESLPNSYQDFIHKTGPVAAPVYKAVRENCRGGPVDVASISAYLYSLGKSDNLKLEKFPSIIPCSVIHPDTNSCLAHNAKASSTTFRKTFPLYFSLTFVPFVVLHLQQFMKTPSRTCWLAVKDAVQSTSFLAAFVGIFQGVICMHRKIASKDHKLVYWVAGALSALSVLLVKKSRRSELALYVLPRATESLWYISVNRHLLPDVKNSEVALFCACMGGIMYYLEYEPDSIAPFLKGLIRRFLSSRISNPGSSFDRTASYTYLQTLDAMKKPKPEDNPELDTSAPKQYSLESIQGL from the exons ATGCAGCCGAGGGTATTCATTATTTTGGCGTGTCGTGACTGCAAG CAACGCGCCGACACTGAATCCGAAATGCCAACTTTGTCCAAAAACCAGAATTCCTCGGCGCAGTTGTTGGCGGACAGCGCGGCGGCGGAACGACGGCTGCGTGAGGCGGAGGAGCGATTGAGGGAGGCCATAGAGGAGCTCCAGAGGCGTCAGAGGACAGCAGCGAGTGGTGATCAGCCGCCATGCGATCACGCTGACGACTCCTGCGTGGCTCACGCCATTGGCAATCTTTGCCAAAGCTTTCTCCTTTCTTATGGTGTTAGAGTAGGCGTAGGGATTCTTCTTCGCGCTTTCAAGCTCGCCAGAGGGCAGTCTTATTCTTCGCTTCTTGATCTCAAG CAACTTGTGTCGGAGAAAGATTTGATTGTAAGAGAGGAAGCATGCCGGGTTGGTTTACTTTTCGGTGGCTTCACAGGATCATACCATGCTCTTCGATGTTCACTAAGAAAACTGAGAAAGAAAGAGACACCAGTGAATGC AATATTAGCAGGTTCAATTGCGGGGTTGTCTGTTTTAGCTATAGATGATTCAAACCGAAGGCGGACGCTCGCTCTCTATCTTTTGGCTAGAGTGGCCCAG TGCGCTTACAATTCTGCCAAGTCAAAAAATAAGTTTCACTTATGGGGAAGCCATTGGAGGCATGGCGATTCTCTGCTTTTTGCTTTAGCATGTGCTCAG GTCATGTATGCATTCGTGATGCGCCCCGAAAGCTTGCCGAATTCATATCAAGATTTTATTCATAAGACGGGTCCTGTTGCAGCTCCTGTATATAAGGCTGTAAGGGAGAACTGTAGAGGTGGTCCGGTAGATGTTGCTTCTATATCGGCCTACTTATATAGCCTAGGGAAGTCTGATAATTTGAAGTTGGAAAAGTTCCCATCTATTATTCCTTGTTCTGTTATTCATCCTGACACAAATTCTTGTCTAGCACACAATGCTAAAGCATCATCGACTACCTTCCGCAAAACATTTCCGCTCTACTTCTCCCTGACTTTTGTGCCATTCGTTGTTCTTCACCTACAACAG TTTATGAAAACCCCTTCTCGTACCTGTTGGCTTGCTGTTAAAGATGCCGTTCAATCAACAAGTTTCTTAGCTGCATTTGTTGGAATCTTTCAG GGGGTTATTTGTATGCATAGAAAGATTGCATCCAAAGACCACAAGCTGGTATATTGGGTGGCTGGTGCTTTATCTGCTCTTTCTGTATTGCTGGTGAAAAAATCTAGACGCAGCGAACTTGCTCTATATGTTCTTCCACGAGCCACAGAATCGTTGTGGTATATTTCAGTAAATCGGCACCTTCTTCCTGATGTTAAAAATTCTGAG GTGGCGTTATTTTGTGCATGCATGGGAGGAATCATGTACTACCTAGAATATGAACCAGATAGCATAGCACCATTCCTTAAGGGTCTTATCCGCCGGTTCCTATCTAGCAGAATAAGCAACCCCGGCAGTTCATTTGATCGGACAGCTTCCTACACCTACTTGCAGACTCTTGATGCCATGAAGAAGCCAAAACCAGAGGATAATCCAGAGCTTGATACTTCAGCTCCTAAACAATACAGTCTTGAGTCTATACAGGGGCTCTAA
- the LOC105800853 gene encoding uncharacterized protein LOC105800853 isoform X3: MQPRVFIILACRDCKNSSAQLLADSAAAERRLREAEERLREAIEELQRRQRTAASGDQPPCDHADDSCVAHAIGNLCQSFLLSYGVRVGVGILLRAFKLARGQSYSSLLDLKQLVSEKDLIVREEACRVGLLFGGFTGSYHALRCSLRKLRKKETPVNAILAGSIAGLSVLAIDDSNRRRTLALYLLARVAQCAYNSAKSKNKFHLWGSHWRHGDSLLFALACAQVMYAFVMRPESLPNSYQDFIHKTGPVAAPVYKAVRENCRGGPVDVASISAYLYSLGKSDNLKLEKFPSIIPCSVIHPDTNSCLAHNAKASSTTFRKTFPLYFSLTFVPFVVLHLQQFMKTPSRTCWLAVKDAVQSTSFLAAFVGIFQGVICMHRKIASKDHKLVYWVAGALSALSVLLVKKSRRSELALYVLPRATESLWYISVNRHLLPDVKNSEVALFCACMGGIMYYLEYEPDSIAPFLKGLIRRFLSSRISNPGSSFDRTASYTYLQTLDAMKKPKPEDNPELDTSAPKQYSLESIQGL, encoded by the exons ATGCAGCCGAGGGTATTCATTATTTTGGCGTGTCGTGACTGCAAG AATTCCTCGGCGCAGTTGTTGGCGGACAGCGCGGCGGCGGAACGACGGCTGCGTGAGGCGGAGGAGCGATTGAGGGAGGCCATAGAGGAGCTCCAGAGGCGTCAGAGGACAGCAGCGAGTGGTGATCAGCCGCCATGCGATCACGCTGACGACTCCTGCGTGGCTCACGCCATTGGCAATCTTTGCCAAAGCTTTCTCCTTTCTTATGGTGTTAGAGTAGGCGTAGGGATTCTTCTTCGCGCTTTCAAGCTCGCCAGAGGGCAGTCTTATTCTTCGCTTCTTGATCTCAAG CAACTTGTGTCGGAGAAAGATTTGATTGTAAGAGAGGAAGCATGCCGGGTTGGTTTACTTTTCGGTGGCTTCACAGGATCATACCATGCTCTTCGATGTTCACTAAGAAAACTGAGAAAGAAAGAGACACCAGTGAATGC AATATTAGCAGGTTCAATTGCGGGGTTGTCTGTTTTAGCTATAGATGATTCAAACCGAAGGCGGACGCTCGCTCTCTATCTTTTGGCTAGAGTGGCCCAG TGCGCTTACAATTCTGCCAAGTCAAAAAATAAGTTTCACTTATGGGGAAGCCATTGGAGGCATGGCGATTCTCTGCTTTTTGCTTTAGCATGTGCTCAG GTCATGTATGCATTCGTGATGCGCCCCGAAAGCTTGCCGAATTCATATCAAGATTTTATTCATAAGACGGGTCCTGTTGCAGCTCCTGTATATAAGGCTGTAAGGGAGAACTGTAGAGGTGGTCCGGTAGATGTTGCTTCTATATCGGCCTACTTATATAGCCTAGGGAAGTCTGATAATTTGAAGTTGGAAAAGTTCCCATCTATTATTCCTTGTTCTGTTATTCATCCTGACACAAATTCTTGTCTAGCACACAATGCTAAAGCATCATCGACTACCTTCCGCAAAACATTTCCGCTCTACTTCTCCCTGACTTTTGTGCCATTCGTTGTTCTTCACCTACAACAG TTTATGAAAACCCCTTCTCGTACCTGTTGGCTTGCTGTTAAAGATGCCGTTCAATCAACAAGTTTCTTAGCTGCATTTGTTGGAATCTTTCAG GGGGTTATTTGTATGCATAGAAAGATTGCATCCAAAGACCACAAGCTGGTATATTGGGTGGCTGGTGCTTTATCTGCTCTTTCTGTATTGCTGGTGAAAAAATCTAGACGCAGCGAACTTGCTCTATATGTTCTTCCACGAGCCACAGAATCGTTGTGGTATATTTCAGTAAATCGGCACCTTCTTCCTGATGTTAAAAATTCTGAG GTGGCGTTATTTTGTGCATGCATGGGAGGAATCATGTACTACCTAGAATATGAACCAGATAGCATAGCACCATTCCTTAAGGGTCTTATCCGCCGGTTCCTATCTAGCAGAATAAGCAACCCCGGCAGTTCATTTGATCGGACAGCTTCCTACACCTACTTGCAGACTCTTGATGCCATGAAGAAGCCAAAACCAGAGGATAATCCAGAGCTTGATACTTCAGCTCCTAAACAATACAGTCTTGAGTCTATACAGGGGCTCTAA
- the LOC105800853 gene encoding uncharacterized protein LOC105800853 isoform X2 has product MEQFSDKELASQRADTESEMPTLSKNQNSSAQLLADSAAAERRLREAEERLREAIEELQRRQRTAASGDQPPCDHADDSCVAHAIGNLCQSFLLSYGVRVGVGILLRAFKLARGQSYSSLLDLKQLVSEKDLIVREEACRVGLLFGGFTGSYHALRCSLRKLRKKETPVNAILAGSIAGLSVLAIDDSNRRRTLALYLLARVAQCAYNSAKSKNKFHLWGSHWRHGDSLLFALACAQVMYAFVMRPESLPNSYQDFIHKTGPVAAPVYKAVRENCRGGPVDVASISAYLYSLGKSDNLKLEKFPSIIPCSVIHPDTNSCLAHNAKASSTTFRKTFPLYFSLTFVPFVVLHLQQFMKTPSRTCWLAVKDAVQSTSFLAAFVGIFQGVICMHRKIASKDHKLVYWVAGALSALSVLLVKKSRRSELALYVLPRATESLWYISVNRHLLPDVKNSEVALFCACMGGIMYYLEYEPDSIAPFLKGLIRRFLSSRISNPGSSFDRTASYTYLQTLDAMKKPKPEDNPELDTSAPKQYSLESIQGL; this is encoded by the exons ATGGAGCAATTTTCTGACAAAGAATTAGCCTCG CAACGCGCCGACACTGAATCCGAAATGCCAACTTTGTCCAAAAACCAGAATTCCTCGGCGCAGTTGTTGGCGGACAGCGCGGCGGCGGAACGACGGCTGCGTGAGGCGGAGGAGCGATTGAGGGAGGCCATAGAGGAGCTCCAGAGGCGTCAGAGGACAGCAGCGAGTGGTGATCAGCCGCCATGCGATCACGCTGACGACTCCTGCGTGGCTCACGCCATTGGCAATCTTTGCCAAAGCTTTCTCCTTTCTTATGGTGTTAGAGTAGGCGTAGGGATTCTTCTTCGCGCTTTCAAGCTCGCCAGAGGGCAGTCTTATTCTTCGCTTCTTGATCTCAAG CAACTTGTGTCGGAGAAAGATTTGATTGTAAGAGAGGAAGCATGCCGGGTTGGTTTACTTTTCGGTGGCTTCACAGGATCATACCATGCTCTTCGATGTTCACTAAGAAAACTGAGAAAGAAAGAGACACCAGTGAATGC AATATTAGCAGGTTCAATTGCGGGGTTGTCTGTTTTAGCTATAGATGATTCAAACCGAAGGCGGACGCTCGCTCTCTATCTTTTGGCTAGAGTGGCCCAG TGCGCTTACAATTCTGCCAAGTCAAAAAATAAGTTTCACTTATGGGGAAGCCATTGGAGGCATGGCGATTCTCTGCTTTTTGCTTTAGCATGTGCTCAG GTCATGTATGCATTCGTGATGCGCCCCGAAAGCTTGCCGAATTCATATCAAGATTTTATTCATAAGACGGGTCCTGTTGCAGCTCCTGTATATAAGGCTGTAAGGGAGAACTGTAGAGGTGGTCCGGTAGATGTTGCTTCTATATCGGCCTACTTATATAGCCTAGGGAAGTCTGATAATTTGAAGTTGGAAAAGTTCCCATCTATTATTCCTTGTTCTGTTATTCATCCTGACACAAATTCTTGTCTAGCACACAATGCTAAAGCATCATCGACTACCTTCCGCAAAACATTTCCGCTCTACTTCTCCCTGACTTTTGTGCCATTCGTTGTTCTTCACCTACAACAG TTTATGAAAACCCCTTCTCGTACCTGTTGGCTTGCTGTTAAAGATGCCGTTCAATCAACAAGTTTCTTAGCTGCATTTGTTGGAATCTTTCAG GGGGTTATTTGTATGCATAGAAAGATTGCATCCAAAGACCACAAGCTGGTATATTGGGTGGCTGGTGCTTTATCTGCTCTTTCTGTATTGCTGGTGAAAAAATCTAGACGCAGCGAACTTGCTCTATATGTTCTTCCACGAGCCACAGAATCGTTGTGGTATATTTCAGTAAATCGGCACCTTCTTCCTGATGTTAAAAATTCTGAG GTGGCGTTATTTTGTGCATGCATGGGAGGAATCATGTACTACCTAGAATATGAACCAGATAGCATAGCACCATTCCTTAAGGGTCTTATCCGCCGGTTCCTATCTAGCAGAATAAGCAACCCCGGCAGTTCATTTGATCGGACAGCTTCCTACACCTACTTGCAGACTCTTGATGCCATGAAGAAGCCAAAACCAGAGGATAATCCAGAGCTTGATACTTCAGCTCCTAAACAATACAGTCTTGAGTCTATACAGGGGCTCTAA
- the LOC105800853 gene encoding uncharacterized protein LOC105800853 isoform X4 — MEQFSDKELASNSSAQLLADSAAAERRLREAEERLREAIEELQRRQRTAASGDQPPCDHADDSCVAHAIGNLCQSFLLSYGVRVGVGILLRAFKLARGQSYSSLLDLKQLVSEKDLIVREEACRVGLLFGGFTGSYHALRCSLRKLRKKETPVNAILAGSIAGLSVLAIDDSNRRRTLALYLLARVAQCAYNSAKSKNKFHLWGSHWRHGDSLLFALACAQVMYAFVMRPESLPNSYQDFIHKTGPVAAPVYKAVRENCRGGPVDVASISAYLYSLGKSDNLKLEKFPSIIPCSVIHPDTNSCLAHNAKASSTTFRKTFPLYFSLTFVPFVVLHLQQFMKTPSRTCWLAVKDAVQSTSFLAAFVGIFQGVICMHRKIASKDHKLVYWVAGALSALSVLLVKKSRRSELALYVLPRATESLWYISVNRHLLPDVKNSEVALFCACMGGIMYYLEYEPDSIAPFLKGLIRRFLSSRISNPGSSFDRTASYTYLQTLDAMKKPKPEDNPELDTSAPKQYSLESIQGL, encoded by the exons ATGGAGCAATTTTCTGACAAAGAATTAGCCTCG AATTCCTCGGCGCAGTTGTTGGCGGACAGCGCGGCGGCGGAACGACGGCTGCGTGAGGCGGAGGAGCGATTGAGGGAGGCCATAGAGGAGCTCCAGAGGCGTCAGAGGACAGCAGCGAGTGGTGATCAGCCGCCATGCGATCACGCTGACGACTCCTGCGTGGCTCACGCCATTGGCAATCTTTGCCAAAGCTTTCTCCTTTCTTATGGTGTTAGAGTAGGCGTAGGGATTCTTCTTCGCGCTTTCAAGCTCGCCAGAGGGCAGTCTTATTCTTCGCTTCTTGATCTCAAG CAACTTGTGTCGGAGAAAGATTTGATTGTAAGAGAGGAAGCATGCCGGGTTGGTTTACTTTTCGGTGGCTTCACAGGATCATACCATGCTCTTCGATGTTCACTAAGAAAACTGAGAAAGAAAGAGACACCAGTGAATGC AATATTAGCAGGTTCAATTGCGGGGTTGTCTGTTTTAGCTATAGATGATTCAAACCGAAGGCGGACGCTCGCTCTCTATCTTTTGGCTAGAGTGGCCCAG TGCGCTTACAATTCTGCCAAGTCAAAAAATAAGTTTCACTTATGGGGAAGCCATTGGAGGCATGGCGATTCTCTGCTTTTTGCTTTAGCATGTGCTCAG GTCATGTATGCATTCGTGATGCGCCCCGAAAGCTTGCCGAATTCATATCAAGATTTTATTCATAAGACGGGTCCTGTTGCAGCTCCTGTATATAAGGCTGTAAGGGAGAACTGTAGAGGTGGTCCGGTAGATGTTGCTTCTATATCGGCCTACTTATATAGCCTAGGGAAGTCTGATAATTTGAAGTTGGAAAAGTTCCCATCTATTATTCCTTGTTCTGTTATTCATCCTGACACAAATTCTTGTCTAGCACACAATGCTAAAGCATCATCGACTACCTTCCGCAAAACATTTCCGCTCTACTTCTCCCTGACTTTTGTGCCATTCGTTGTTCTTCACCTACAACAG TTTATGAAAACCCCTTCTCGTACCTGTTGGCTTGCTGTTAAAGATGCCGTTCAATCAACAAGTTTCTTAGCTGCATTTGTTGGAATCTTTCAG GGGGTTATTTGTATGCATAGAAAGATTGCATCCAAAGACCACAAGCTGGTATATTGGGTGGCTGGTGCTTTATCTGCTCTTTCTGTATTGCTGGTGAAAAAATCTAGACGCAGCGAACTTGCTCTATATGTTCTTCCACGAGCCACAGAATCGTTGTGGTATATTTCAGTAAATCGGCACCTTCTTCCTGATGTTAAAAATTCTGAG GTGGCGTTATTTTGTGCATGCATGGGAGGAATCATGTACTACCTAGAATATGAACCAGATAGCATAGCACCATTCCTTAAGGGTCTTATCCGCCGGTTCCTATCTAGCAGAATAAGCAACCCCGGCAGTTCATTTGATCGGACAGCTTCCTACACCTACTTGCAGACTCTTGATGCCATGAAGAAGCCAAAACCAGAGGATAATCCAGAGCTTGATACTTCAGCTCCTAAACAATACAGTCTTGAGTCTATACAGGGGCTCTAA
- the LOC105800848 gene encoding ATP-dependent DNA helicase SRS2-like protein At4g25120, which produces MSKENVNVTPLSHSTSQTWQLKTPRISLNFRAAKPFLDRKRTSDDTYSQRHYPHEYNDGIERELPASNTGIKRIALMEMPTNTPRFSTTGYKSINRQHGDFSSARSVAGAIDIGCMSGPFMTPIKQPAFSNLSDPFLTPSLLDEDFDESIFEEIDAICEHQSAAKAEEEEEDLNVKVNMERQQNDNINRNDRTATLLFTMNENVRAESAVDTRNYFGLKEEDLCTLGDKQSGNMPDEYSRYLQSLNDKQREAACSDISIPLMIVAGPGSGKTSTMVGRVLMLLNEGVSPSNILAMTFTTAAASEMRERICAVAGKARAKELTISTFHSFSLQLCRSHAEKIERTAEFLIYGHGQQRRAIIEAVRLLENEKSGQQHNSCKSSGIENSNGVRHFKDRSKKWQKFVIQAKASGRTPEDCRKMGDQIGAEVLGNYNDILRSCNALDYHDLIICSVKLLTEYDAVYKECQDSWKAIIVDEFQDTSATQYRLLRILASHNHITVVGDDDQSIFSFNGADISGFDSFRKDFTSYKEIRLVRNYRSTRCIVEAASCLIQNNTKRCPSKNFLSENAYGSKITIKECYNEDAQCAFVVDKILEIASNSTAGSSSYGNIAILYRRQVTGRVFQTTLRNRKIPFNLHGVAFYRKKVVRAIIAMLKTTLPTCDDSPYRKVFKALLPLEKEEKKRVIEHVEKITECRKCSFISAACDIFNAKISGTFKRSQLTQGRKVLQTLEMISRLVRREQSISAVITSVSNMIPQKYLLEQRAVIDVDGGKLLNEDNDVRSVLEYLLDDVSDFLSTQSTDRKEKIETGEEKGSVSLLNSFIDYITERERENFRSRRHDNENSVTLTTIHQSKGLEWDTVFIVKANETEIPLLHEFNGAATENGTSLEEERRLLYVAMSRARQKLFILYVTVDSNWQMLQPSRFLKEIPDHLREIQAEVTRNDLKTTHQVIAKGTERFSMDLPSKKQSIEADMVQNNFPDAQDGASKETIESVEACNGSNFLKRFGVEERSIISHLFHQWAKKQAFQEPRRLLDKVRFVIDERLRVKNYKHKEVLRELKPCLSSEEAFQYAEYIVKWEQIPADKRAHLMREKQERFQKLRMESSMGSSSATPKQIAYLQSLGCTVIPTSRLHASRLIEQYKSL; this is translated from the exons ATGTCCAAAGAAAACGTTAATGTCACGCCTCTCTCGCACTCCACCAGCCAGACTTGGCAGCTAAAAACACCTCGGATCTCTCTGAATTTTAGAGCTGCCAAGCCTTTCCTTGATCGTAAACGGACTAGCGATGATACCTATTCTCAGCGCCACTATCCTCACGA ATATAATGATGGAATAGAAAGAGAATTGCCAGCTTCAAATACTGGCATCAAGAGGATTGCTCTTATGGAGATGCCTACGAAcactcctcgattttccaccacTGGATACAAGTCAATAAATCGTCAACACGGCGACTTTTCAAGTGCCAGATCGGTAGCTGGTGCTATAGACATCGGATGCATGTCTGGTCCTTTTATGACCCCGATAAAACAACCAGCTTTCTCTAATTTAAGTGATCCGTTTTTGACTCCTAGCCTTCTAGACGAGGATTTTGATGAATCTatatttgaagaaattgatgcAATATGTGAACATCAGTCTGCAGCAAAAgcagaggaggaggaggaggatcTGAATGTCAAAGTCAACATGGAACGTCAGcaaaatgataatattaacAGAAATGATCGCACTGCTACCTTGCTTTTCACTATGAATGAGAATGTCAGAGCAGAAAGTGCAGTTGATACCAGgaattattttgggttaaaagaGGAGGATTTATGTACTTTGGGGGATAAACAAAGTGGGAATATGCCTGATGAGTATTCAAGATACTTGCAATCTTTGAATGATAAACAGCGTGAAGCAGCTTGTAGTGATATATCTATTCCTTTAATGATAGTTGCTGGTCCTGGAAGTGGAAAG ACTTCCACAATGGTTGGTCGTGTTCTGATGTTGCTCAATGAG GGTGTTAGTCCATCAAACATATTGGCAATGACTTTCACTACAGCTGCCGCTTCTGAAATGAGAGAACGTATCTGTGCAGTGGCTGGAAAGGCTAGAGCTAAGGAACTTACAATCAGCACATTCCATTCTTTCTCTTTACAGCTGTGTCGTTCACATGCAGAGAA GATAGAGCGCACAGCAGAGTTTCTAATATATGGACATGGACAACAAAGGAGAGCAATAATTGAGGCAGTGAGgttattagaaaatgaaaaaagtggACAGCAGCATAATTCCTGCAAATCCTCTGGAATCGAAAATTCCAATGGTGTGAGACATTTTAAGGATAGATCAAAGAAATGGCAGAAGTTTGTGATTCAG gCAAAAGCTTCTGGGAGAACTCCTGAAGACTGCCGTAAAATGGGTGATCAAATAGGA GCTGAAGTTCTTGGAAATTACAATGACATCTTAAGATCGTGCAATGCTTTAGATTATCATGACTTAATCATTTGCTCAGTGAAGCTCCTCACTGAATATGACGCAG TGTACAAGGAGTGCCAAGATTCATGGAAAGCCATCATAGTAGATGAATTTCAGGATACCAGTGCAACACAATATAGACTTCTGAGGATTCTTGCATCCCATAACCACATAACGGTTGTTGGTGATGATGACCAG TCCATTTTCAGCTTCAATGGAGCTGACATTTCTGGTTTTGATTCATTTCGCAAAGATTTTACAAGCTACAAGGAG ATAAGACTTGTCAGAAACTATCGCTCCACGCGTTGTATTGTTGAGGCTGCATCATGTCTTATTCAAAACAATACCAAAAGATGCCCGtcaaagaattttctttctgaAAATGCCtatggatctaag ATCACAATCAAGGAATGTTACAATGAGGATGCACAATGTGCCTTTGTTGTTGACAAGATCTTGGAAATTGCGTCTAACAGTACTGCTGGTAGTTCCTCCTATGGAAATATTGCAATTCTTTACCGGAGGCAG GTCACAGGAAGAGTTTTTCAAACTACCCTCCGGAATAGGAAAATACCATTTAATCTTCACGGTGTAGCTTTTTACAGGAAAAAG GTAGTTAGAGCTATTATTGCTATGCTTAAAACAACATTGCCTACTTGTGATGATAGTCCCTATCGTAAAGTGTTCAAGGCTTTGCTTCCTttagaaaaagaggaaaagaagagg GTAATTGAGCATGTGGAAAAAATTACAGAATGTAGAAAATGCAGCTTCATATCAGCTGCCTGTGACATCTTTAATGCAAAGATTTCTGGTACCTTTAAGAG AAGTCAACTTACACAAGGTCGTAAAGTGCTACAGACATTGGAAATGATATCCAGACTTGTTCGCAGG GAACAATCAATATCAGCTGTTATAACTTCAGTCTCAAACATGATACCTCAG AAATACCTTCTTGAACAACGAGCTGTCATAGATGTTGATGGAGGAAAATTACTCAATGAGGACAATGATGTCAGATCT GTTCTTGAATATCTACTTGATGATGTTTCTGATTTCCTGTCTACTCAATCTACTGATAGAAAAGAGAAGATAGAGACTGGCGAAGAAAAAGGCAGTGTCAGTTTACTAAATTCTTTCATTGACTACATAACTGAACGTGAGAGAGAAAATTTCCGTTCTCGAAGACATGACAATGAAAATTCAGTTACCTTGACTACCATTCATCAG TCAAAAGGCTTAGAATGGGATACGGTCTTCATAGTGAAG GCAAATGAAACAGAGATTCCTCTGTTACATGAGTTCAATGGTGCTGCAACCGAAAATGGGACATCACTCGAG GAGGAACGACGTCTTCTATATGTGGCAATGAGCCGTGCTCGTCAAAAGCTTTTCATTCTGTATGTTACAGTGGATTCAAATTGGCAG ATGCTTCAACCTTCACGTTTTCTTAAAGAAATTCCAGATCATCTTCGAGAAATTCAG GCTGAAGTAACCAGGAATGATTTAAAAACCACACATCAAGTTATTGCAAAAGGAACTGAACGATTCTCCATGGATCTGCCAAGCAAAAAGCAATCAATTGAAGCAGACATGGTGCAAAACAATTTCCCTGACGCTCAAGATGGAGCCTCAAAAGAGACTATAGAATCAGTTGAGGCCTGCAATggaagtaattttttaaaaag GTTTGGTGTGGAGGAGAGATCAATCATCTCCCACTTATTCCATCAATGGGCCAAGAAGCAAGCCTTTCAAGAGCCTAGGAGATTGCTTGACAAG GTTCGCTTTGTAATTGACGAGCGTCTGAGAgtcaaaaattataaacacaag GAAGTTCTGCGTGAATTAAAGCCATGTTTGAGTAGCGAGGAAGCATTTCAGTATGCAGAATAT ATAGTGAAGTGGGAGCAAATTCCTGCTGATAAACGTGCTCACTTGATGCGGGAGAAGCAG GAGCGTTTCCAGAAACTAAGGATGGAGAGTTCAATGGGTTCATCATCAGCAACGCCAAAACAG ATTGCCTATCTGCAAAGTTTGGGGTGCACCGTTATTCCTACTTCAAGACTTCATGCTTCCCGTCTGATAGAACAGTACAAATCACTGTGA